The Maniola jurtina chromosome 25, ilManJurt1.1, whole genome shotgun sequence genomic sequence TTAGATGAGGATACAAAAGATACAAGTGATGTAACCGAAGCAACAAATACCCCACATAAAGGGATTGAAAAAAGTAATTCAAAAGAAACAATGAAAAACATAATGGGTGAAAAAACAAGGTTTAGTATCCAACATATGACTCCAAAAAGAATAGATAGAAAAATTCTCTCTGGAAGACCAATTGGAATTAAAAATAACGGTAGTagagttaaaaaaattgtttattcagAACCATTCTCTCCAGACAAAATTTggcaagaaattaaaaaaaagcctGTTAAGTTAAGAAAGGACAGAGAACAAATTCTTCGAAAAAGTAATAAATCTGGtaaaaacaatgaaaaaattACAGTTCTAATTTTAACCAACAATGAAAAAGTaagcttaaaaattatttaaactatcGATAGCagtaaaaattttgatgatatttttaatttgcaatttTTGTGTGAGTTTAAAATTGTAATGTTACCTTttaggataataataattggaaaaAAAGGCCAAAACCCGATATCAAAGAAGGTTTGCTCAAATtcgattttccaaaaaaaatattgcgaaGTGGATACGGAGAAAAGTGTTTACAAATACCAataagaaaatgtaaaaaagtaaGTATCGATTAGTCGATTTTATAAGACCAATAACAAAGCTTCATAATAGGTACCAAGACTTCATAAGATTTCAACCACAACAAGAAATTACTAAAGTGTTTAAAAATTTCAGGCTTTGCAAATCGTGcgcaaaaatatttgtaaaagaCGCTTCAAATGCAAATCGGATTTCAAATCAGACTTTATACAAAATTCTAAACATGCTTGCGATAAGGAATTCGCTTACAGAGAAGAAACTGCAAATACAAGCAGTAATAAAACTAATACTACAAGGAAAACACGGCTCATAGTATCAGAGTCTAGAAAAACAGTAAGTTTATAAAAGGAATTTAGCTAGTTTCAAGTATCATTACTAACCACAATTTCGCATTCCGAAAACCTAAAGAATAAATACCCACTAAGGGGATGAAATAGAGGTCTGTAGGTagtccacacggacaaagtcgcgggaataagctcaTTAGTTATAcagtaatattaaatttttgaaaagaggAAAAATGctcacaaaaaatacaaaacatatttaaaaataatattaagaaagAATTCATTATTATGTTACAGcaacttcaaaatttcaaatctctgCGCAATGATACGCCGcaagattattttttaagaGCCAGGAAGCTTAGAGATAAGTATGAGAAGAAATGTCAAAAGGAGTCAATGAAAAAATGCAATAATGCGTGTGGTTATACCATCGAAGAGACTTGTAGCGTACATACATGTGAAAGGAGAATAAAGAAAGCCATAAAAAGAGAGTGTAAAATTGAATGCAAAAAAATTTATACCGAtgataaagaaaatataaaatcgtCTAGTGAATTTTATAGTGATAGCGAACACGATGACGATAGCGATGACGATAGCGATGACGATAGCGATGACGATAGCAATGACGATAGCAATGACGATAGTGATGATGATAgcgattaataaaataaataaaagagactttcaaacaactgaaccgattttcttggattatagctaagaacactcttgatcaagccacctttcaaacgaaaaaaactacattaaaatcggttgattagttaaggagctacgatgccacagacagaaacacagatacacacgtcaaacttataacatttgggtccctctttttgggtcgggggttgaaaacaaaaatcacaaatttgtttattttattttgaaatctttCCTGCAcgcaaattaataatattatcataatattccTATCATAGGAAtaccaagtaaaattaaaaaaaaaaaaaaacaatgaaatgaTCGGGAAGAACATGCAAATGGAGCAGTACCAATATTATTGTACAGaagaatttattgaaaatacaGCGTATTGgctttcctttttaacccccgacccaaaaagaggggtgttataagtttgatgtgtgtatctgtgtatctgtgtatctgtctgtggcatcgtagcgcgtaaacgaatgaaccgattttaatttagttttttttgtttgaaaggtggcttgatcgagagtgttcttagctataatccaagaaaatcggttcagccgtttaaaagttattagcccttttctagttacagtaaccttcacttgtcgggggtgttataaatttttaatttacacttgtatttaaagTGAATACAATAAGTTTTTACTGGTGTTAAAGAATAAAATCGTTTAGAAAACCTGATAGTGATTGCGATAGCAAtagcaattaataaaataaaatagcaatgTATTCACAAATTAAAACTTATttcattttgaagtttttaataTATCGCTGCATTTCATTTTTCCTATCAATAAATGCAATTATAATTTTACAGCAATCAAACTCGCGCGCATCTGTAGGTATTTGTAGTTTACAATGTggctttacaataattatttcttgTTCATATTTTTAGCATTATTGGTAAGTTTAAGttatgtaagtatatcaaataaattgtatatcaattaaaatatttaactacTAATTAGTATGCGTTAACATTTCTATATTACAGATGCCCTGTAATTTTGTAGAAAACAATAATCCAAAAGAAATATTGTATGGAAATATTTACTTAGTGGAAAATGTAGTTCCTAGCCAAATCGAACGAAAGTTTTTGGAAGTGATGAATTCTGTTGTACTGAAGAAGCCTGTAGTAATAGATTCTAAGAGAAAACAAACTACAAAAGAACAAGACATTAAACCGACAGGCGCTATAGTAATACTTAAACAAGTTATAAATGATAAACATAAACACATAACTCACGGAACGAGACTAGaaccacaaaaaataaatatagcagGATTCGGAAACCGTTCAACACCCAATATTCTACGAGACAAGTATGGTGATGCTTGCATTAAAGTTGCTGTACGAAAATGTTATAAGGTAATTATAATACAAgggtataattaaaaatttacaacacccccgacaagtgaaggttacagtaagtagaaaagagccgataactttcaaacggctgaactgattttcttggattatagctaagaacactcgatcaagccacctttcaaacaaaaaaaaaaaaactaaattaaaatcggtttataagtttaggagctacgatgccacagtcagatacacacgtcaaacttataacacccctcgttttgttCCTTGTTTCACCCCTCGAGGGATAAAAACAGAACCGAGAAACTTCATTGCAACAACATATTTATTTTAGCATTCATAGTTAATGGTTGGAATGCAGTAAATTGATATTTATGATTTACTAGATGATAGGTACCCATAACTTCGTCCGTCGtgatttatttaggtttttacaaatggaaactcttcgattttccgggataaaaagtatcataTGTCCGTCTGCACGATGCAAGCTATCTAAGTATCAAGAAGATGAAAACATCCacaacttcgttcacgtggattcaggtttttaaaaatcctgtgagaataTTTTCCTGGGAAAAAAGCATCCCATAGCCATCTAAgggtaggtttttaaaaatcctgtgggaactctttgattttccgtgaccaaaagtagcctatatgcttaCCCCCGATGCAAGCTaagtatctctgtacctttcgtcaaaatggTTGGGTAGTAAAAAGccagcagacaaacagacatacattaCTATGGACTATAGATCAAGTATTTATTACTGagaggggtttttttttttcgtgaataGCCTAAAATATGCTTCCCCGGGATGCCAGCTATCTCTGTAGGTACCAAATTTAGTCAAAAAGTTTGGgtagtgaaaagctagcagataaacagacatacacattttcgcatgtttataatattactctGGGCTATGGATTACGTATTTTTTGCTTAAAAggctttttctttttctcatataagtcgtgaagaaacctgcatctCTCTCGAGAGGGAAACTCTTGGATATGTGTAGCCCGCCAAAGTACAATAGAGCTACTCTTGGAAACTAATAGATTGGATATAATTACTTTCAGGCATTAATCGCAGTAAACAATAATGTTTGTAAAGTCCGTTACAAATGCAAGTCCAGTTTCAAGTCTTACTTCAAAAAGAAGTCCAAAGTGGGATGCATCAAAGAGTTTGATTATAGCAAAGGCACTAATAATGGGAAGAATTCGAGATATAATGCAAGAGGTAATTAATTCAACAATAAATGACCCTAATTAAACATTGATAATTATTATGCCCGAAGAACTATGTCTGATGAGTGATGACGCAATGATAAATAAGCTTATGAGTAATATGATCATCATACTGTTTAAGACActagtttacaagtgtaaattaaaaattcataacacccccgacaagtgaaggttacagtaactagaaaagagctgataactttcaaacggcaaaaaaaaaactaaattaaaatcggttcattagtttacgagctacgatgcca encodes the following:
- the LOC123878022 gene encoding uncharacterized protein LOC123878022 — encoded protein: MWLYNNYFLFIFLALLMPCNFVENNNPKEILYGNIYLVENVVPSQIERKFLEVMNSVVLKKPVVIDSKRKQTTKEQDIKPTGAIVILKQVINDKHKHITHGTRLEPQKINIAGFGNRSTPNILRDKYGDACIKVAVRKCYKALIAVNNNVCKVRYKCKSSFKSYFKKKSKVGCIKEFDYSKGTNNGKNSRYNARGNVDATREGYLDACIPYMVPNYKVLRRTITQRNDTVPNVFANVLRKRKSDKKCQRLSRAKCYRACCFALNETCTKYDCSRRTKRIFNKICKEECKRAYKVKGTSDSSDSSSVSD
- the LOC123878012 gene encoding protein PFC0760c-like, with amino-acid sequence MYFFQYIRRVTVLFHVLVMLSHALYDKSKKEQAFSDVLKNMTLANNILQDLLKNYERLEKVYQSEELLQSNSSSHEIDQTFKSFMPSKQNQQRDTSYEEHTSSPYAGTAMILYASESVEKESEDSIKEDIKEINTQKPIKSHPNYVDVGKVLQKQVLNQTVADKKVMSNKFKTKGIVTNNNLNKNSSLEYLQSDEVEQIIIDIQEDVNGLDEDTKDTSDVTEATNTPHKGIEKSNSKETMKNIMGEKTRFSIQHMTPKRIDRKILSGRPIGIKNNGSRVKKIVYSEPFSPDKIWQEIKKKPVKLRKDREQILRKSNKSGKNNEKITVLILTNNEKDNNNWKKRPKPDIKEGLLKFDFPKKILRSGYGEKCLQIPIRKCKKALQIVRKNICKRRFKCKSDFKSDFIQNSKHACDKEFAYREETANTSSNKTNTTRKTRLIVSESRKTQLQNFKSLRNDTPQDYFLRARKLRDKYEKKCQKESMKKCNNACGYTIEETCSVHTCERRIKKAIKRECKIECKKIYTDDKENIKSSSEFYSDSEHDDDSDDDSDDDSDDDSNDDSNDDSDDDSD